Proteins encoded within one genomic window of Ictidomys tridecemlineatus isolate mIctTri1 unplaced genomic scaffold, mIctTri1.hap1 Scaffold_48, whole genome shotgun sequence:
- the LOC144373756 gene encoding atypical chemokine receptor 3-like, with the protein MDMHLFDYTEPRNFSDINWPCNSSNCILIDTVHCPTMPHKSILLYTLSFIYIFIFVIGMIANSVVVWVNIQAKNTGYDTHCYILKLAITDLWVVITIPVWVVSLVQDNQWQMGELTCKVTHLTFSVNLVGSIFFLTCMSIDCYLFIIYFTSTSSRRKKMVCHIVCVLVWLLALCLSLPNTYYLKTVVSASNNETYCWSFYPEHSIKEWLIGMELVSVVLGFIVPFSIITVFYCLLSRAISASGDQENQSIRKVIFSYVVVFLVCWLPYHVAVLLDIFSILHNLPFTCQLENTLLTALHVTQSLSLVHCCINPVLYSFINHKYRYKLMKAFTFQYSAQIGLTQLTNTSRVSETEYLVLEQNSK; encoded by the coding sequence ATGGATATGCATCTCTTTGACTACACAGAGCCAAGAAACTTCTCTGACATTAACTGGCCATGCAACAGCAGCAACTGCATCCTGATTGATACAGTGCACTGCCCAACCATGCCCCATAAAAGCATCCTACTCTACACACTTTCcttcatttacattttcatctTCGTGATCGGCATGATTGCCAACTCTGTGGTGGTCTGGGTGAACATCCAGGCCAAGAACACAGGCTATGACACCCACTGCTACATCTTGAAACTTGCCATCACGGACCTGTGGGTGGTCATCACCATCCCCGTCTGGGTGGTCAGCCTGGTGCAGGACAACCAGTGGCAAATGGGTGAGCTAACCTGCAAGGTCACGCACCTCACCTTCTCTGTCAACCTCGTTGGCAGCATCTTCTTCCTCACATGCATGAGCATCGACTGCTACCTCTTCATCATCTACTTCACCAGCACCTCCAGCCGCAGGAAGAAGATGGTGTGCCACATCGTGTGCGTTCTGGTGTGGCTGCTGGCCTTGTGCTTGTCTCTGCCCAACACCTACTACCTGAAGACTGTGGTGTCTGCTTCCAACAACGAGACCTACTGCTGGTCGTTCTACCCTGAGCACAGCATCAAGGAGTGGCTGATCGgcatggagcttgtctctgttGTCTTGGGCTTCATTGTCCCCTTCTCCATCATCACTGTCTTCTACTGCCTACTCTCCAGGGCCATCTCAGCCTCTGGTGATCAGGAGAATCAGAGTATCCGGAAGGTCATCTTTTCCTATGTGGTGGTCTTCCTTGTGTGCTGGCTCCCCTATCACGTGGCAGTGCTTCTGGACATCTTCTCCATCCTGCACAACCTCCCCTTCACCTGCCAGCTGGAGAACACACTCCTCACAGCACTACATGTCACACAGAGCCTGTCCCTGGTGCACTGCTGCATCAATCCTGTGCTCTACAGCTTCATCAACCACAAGTACAGGTACAAGCTGATGAAGGCCTTCACCTTCCAGTATTCTGCCCAAATAGGCCTCACCCAGCTCACCAACACCTCCAGAGTGTCAGAGACAGAGTACTTGGTGCTGGAGCAAAACTCCAAATGA